CGTCATGCCGGCCGACAGCACCTTGCGCATCGGCTCCGACAGATCGGAGACCTCGCCCGACAGCTTGACCGCCAGGCAGGTAACCTCGCAGGCGCTGCGCTCGTGCAGGTCGATCCAGGCGGCGAAGTAGCGGATCAGCCGTTCACGCGCCGTCATGCGCGTGTCGTTGAACAGGCTGACGACGCCGGCCTCGTAATCCTGAAAATACCGCTCCAGCAATGCGACGCCGAAGTTTTCCTTGGAATCGAAGTAGTAATAGAACGAGCCCTTGGGCACCTGCGCGCGGCCAAGGATCTCGGCCAGGCCGACCGCCGAGAAGCCCCGTCCGAGGATCAGCTCGGCCCCCGCGTCCAGGATGCGGTCGCGGGTGTCGTGCCGGGCTTCGGTGCCCTCGGCGGTGACGGGTTCGGGGTGCTTGCTCATGATGGAACGGATTATAGTAGACCGACCGTCTAGTTGCATGACCCTGTGCGTGGCAGGGTCGATGTGACTTACAGTTTTTCGGTTTCGCCGGTCTTCGGCTGCCAGCGCATCAGGCGCTTTTCCGCCAGGCCGACCAGCCAGTCCAGCACCAGCGCGAACACGGTCAGCACGACGATGCCGGCGAACACCGTGTTGATATCGAAGGTACCCTCGGCCTGCAGGATCAGGTAGCCGACGCCGCGCGCGGAGCCCAGGTATTCGCCCACCACCGCGCCGACGAAGGCCAGCCCGACCGAAGTGTGCAGCGACGAGAACACCCAGCTGGTCGCGCTCGGCAGGTAGACGAAGCGCAGCAGCTGCCGCCGCGAGGCGCCCAGCATGCGCGCGTTGGCCAGCACCACCGGGCTGACCTCCTTCACGCCCTGGTAGACGTTGAAGAAAACGATGAAAAACACCAGCGTGACGGCCAGCGCCACCTTGGACCAGATGCCCAGCCCGAACCACACGCCGAAGATCGGCGCCAGAATCACGCGCGGCATCGAGTTGGCGGCCTTGATGTACGGGTCCAGCACGGCCGAGGCGGACGGGCTCAGCGCCAGCCACAGCCCCGCGCCCAGGCCGGTGGCGGTGCCGATGCCGAAGGCCAGCACGGTCTCGGCCAGCGTGACGCCGAGATGCTGATAGATGTCACCCTCCGTGACGAACCACGACCAGATGCGCTGGGCAACGATCAGCGGTTCGCCGAAGAAGAACGCCACCTCCTGCGAGCGCGTGGCGACATGCCACACGGCCAGGGTGGCGACCAGCAGCCCAAGCTGCCAGGCACGCAACGAAAGCCGGGAAATCGGACGATTGGCCATGGGAGGAAACGGTCGGATTCGGATCAGGCGGCGCGGCGGTGCTGCGCGTAGCCCTTGAGCACTTCATCGCGCAGCACGCCCCAGATGCGCGCATGCAAGTCGACGAAACCGGCGTCGTCGCGAATCTCGGCCACATCGCGCGGGCGCGGCAGGTCGATCGCGAATTCGCCGATCGGGCGGGTGCCGGGACCGGCGGCGAGCACCACCACGCGGTCGCTCATGGCGATCGCCTCGTCCAGGTCGTGGGTGATGAACAGCACGGCCTTGCGCTTGGCGGCCCACAGGTCAAGCACCTCGTTCTCCATCAACTGGCGGGTCTGGATGTCGAGCGCGGAGAACGGCTCGTCCATCAGGATGATGTCCGGGTCCAGCACCAGCGTCTGCGCCAGGCTCACGCGCTTGCGCATGCCGCCGGAGAGCTGGTGCGGATAGCGGTCTTCAAACCCGGCCAGGCCGACGCGCGCGAGCCACGAACGCGCCAGGTCCTGCGCTTCCGCGGCCGGCATGCCGCGGAATTCCAGTCCCGCCAGGACGTTGCCGAGCGCGCTGCGCCAGGGCATCAGCGCCTCGGCCTGGAACATGTAGCCGGCGCGGCGGTTGATGCCGGCCAGCGGCTCGCCGAACACGCGCACCTGCCCCGAGGACGGCTGCAGCAGCCCCGCCGCCAGGTTCAGCAGCGTGGACTTGCCGCAGCCGGTCGGCCCCACCACCGAGACGAACTCGCCGGCCTGGACATCGAGCGAGGTGTCCTGGACGGCGGTGTAGCGCTGAGCGGGCTGGTCAGCCGAGATGAAGGTGCAGGTGATCCGGTCGAACGAAAGCGCGGGCGTCGTCATGGGGAATCGTCCAAAGCAAGGCGCCCGGACGGAACCGGGCGCCGACGGGCAGGATGCCGGGCTTACTTGTACTTGGCGTCGGCCTTCTGCACGAAGGCGTTGGTGAAGGTCTGGTCCAGCTTGATCGGCTTGCCCTTCACATCCGCGTCGAATTCGGACAGCGTGCGCAGCGCGGTGGCCGGGCCGTCGGCCGGCATCACGCCGTCGGGCGAGATGGCCTCGCGCACCTTCTCCCACGCGGCCAGGTACAGCGCGCGGTCACCCAGCAGGTAAGACTCCGGCACCGTCTTGACGATGTCCGACGGGCCCGCCTTCTGCAGCCACTTCAGCGCGCGCACCATGGCGTTGGTGAGCGCCTGCGTGGTGTTCGGGTTCTTCTGGATGAACGAGGTGGATGCGTACAGGCAGCCGGCCGGCATGTTGCCGCCGAACACCGCGCGGGTATCGGCCAGCGTGCGCGTGTCGGAGATGATGCGCACTTCATTCTTCTGCGTCAGCATCGACGTGACCGGATCGAGGTTGGCCAGCGCATCGATCTGCCCGGCGCGCACGGCGGCGATCGCGCCGCTGCTCGGCCCCACGCCGATGAACGAGACTTCGCTCGGCTTGATGCCGGCGCGCGCCAGCACGTAGTTGACCATGATGTTGGTCGACGAGCCCGGCGCGGTCACGCCGATCCGCTTGCCTTTCAGGTCGGCGATCGACTTGTAGTTGGGCATGGTCTTGTTGTTGACCGCCAGCACGATCTGCGGGGCGCGGCCCTGCAGCACGAACTCCTGGTAGGTCTGGCCCTTGGCCTGCAGCACCAGCGTGTGCTCGTAGGCGCCGCTCACCACGTCCGCGCTGCCGCCCACCACGGCCTGCAGGGCCTTGGCGCCGCCGGCGAAGTCGACGATCTCGACGTCGAGGCCCTCGTCCTTGAAATAGCCCAGGCGCTCGGCGATCGTCAGCGGCAGGTAGTAGAACAGCGCCTTGCCGCCCACGGCGATCGTCACCTTGGTTTTCTCGGGCTTGCCTTGCGCCAGCGCGGCGGGGCTGGCCGCCAGCAGGCTCGCCGCGCACAGCGCCGCGCCCATCCACTTGGTCCAGCGCCCGATGCCTTGCATGCTCATGATCCTCATCTCCTGCATTTCGAATGGGTTGACTGCCTGATCAAATGCCGCGGATGTTACCGCAACGCTCCACCTGTCGGCATGCGAGTTCGTCCTATTTTGCGGCGTCCGCGATGACGCCCTGGGAGGCCAGCGCGTCGATCTGCGCGTCGGTCAGGCCGTGCCTGCGCAGGACCTCGCGCGTATGCTGGCCGAGGCGCGGCGCGCTCGCCTGCACCGCCCCTGGCGTGCCGGACAGCTTGGGCACCACGCCCGGCATGTCCACGTCGATGCCCGATTGCGCGCGCACGGTCTCGATCACGCCGCGCGCGCGGTAATGCGGATCGGCCGCGATGTCGGCCACGGTGTAGATGCGCCCGCCGGGCACGTCAGCCTCGTGCAGGGCGGCCAGGACGTCGTCGATGGACAGCGTGCCGGTCCAGGCGTTGATGGCGGCGTCGATCTCGTCGGCGCGCGCGGCACGGCCGTCGTTGCGGGCGAGGCCGGGGTCGTCGGCAAGGTCGGGGCGGCCCATGCGCAGCATCAGGCGGCGAAAAATGTTGTCGCCGTTGGCGGCGATCAGCACGTACGCGCCGCCCGCGCAGCGGTAGGCATTGGATGGCGCGATGCCAGGAAGCGCGCCGCCCGCCGGCTGGCGCACCGCGCCGAACACGGCGTATTCGGGCAACAGGCTCTCCGTCAGGTTGAACACCGACTCGTACAGCGCCACGTCGATCACCTGCCCCTTGCCGCCGCGCGCATCGCGCTCGTACAGCGCCAGCAGCACGCCCAGGGCACCGTGCAGGCCGGCGATGGTGTCGCCCAGCGACAGCCCGGCGCGTGCCGGCGGCCGGCCCGGCTCTCCCGTCAGGTAGCGCAGGCCGGCCATGGCCTCGGCGATGGCCGCGAAGCCGGGCTCATCGCGCTTGGGCCCGGTCTGGCCGTAGCCCGACACGCGCAGCATGATCAGCCCCGGGTTGATGGCCGACAGCGCCTCGTACGACAGCCCCCACTTCTCCATCGTACCGGGCCGGAAATTCTCGATCAGCACATCGGCCTCGGCCGCGAGCCGGCGCACCACGTCCTGCCCCTCCGGCACACGCAGGTCGACGCACACCGACTGCTTGTTGCGCGACTGCGCCTCCCACCACACCGAGGTGCCCTCATGCAGCATCCGCCATTTGCGCAGCGGGTCGCCCTGCCCCGGCGGTTCGATCTTGATGACCTGCGCGCCGAAGTCCGCCAGCGTCTTGGCGGCAAACGGCCCGGCGATCAGTTGCCCGAGTTCGAGCACGCGGATGTCCTGCAAAACCTGTGTCGGCATGGTGATCAAGCGCCAGAGAAAGTGGGAGAAGGTCAGAGTCGGAGCGCGGCGGGATTGCCGAGCAGATGCGTCATCAGCAGGCGCGCCGAGCTGGTCAGCGCATCGGGGTCGCGTACGCCCACCAGCAGGCGGCGATGCGCCCAGTCGTCGTCCAGCGGCACCAGCGCGAGGCCCGCGCCCGGCAGGCTGGAGACATGCGCCTGCGCGGCAATGCGCGGCAGCACGCCCACCCCGAGCCCCGAGGCCACCATGCGGCAGACTGCCTCGAAGCTGCGCACCTGGATGCGCAGGCGCAACGGCCGGCCCAGGCGCTGGCTTTCTTCCAGCAGCTGCGCGGCCAGCGAGGTGCCCGGGGGCAGGCTGACGAAATCGAAATCGGCGGCCTCGGCAAAGCGCGCCTGCTTGCGGCCCGCCAGCGGGTGGCCGCGCGGCGTGACCAGGGCGAGGTCGTCCTCGCGATAGTCGAACGACTGCAGGCCCTCGCATGGCGTGCCGGCGGCGAAGATGCCGAGATCGGCCCGGTTCTCGCGCAGCGCGGCAACGATGTCGCCGCTGTCCTGTTCCTCCAGCGCGATGCGGATGGCCGGATTGGCCAGCATGAAGGCGGCCAGGTCGTCGGCCAGGAACTGCGTGATCGACGAGGTGTTGGCCCACACCCGTACCAGCCCGCGCGTGCCCGCCGCGAAGTCGGACAGCGCGCCCGCCATACGCTCGACATCCTGCAGGATGCCCACCGCATGGCGGAAGCACGCCTGGCCGGCTTCGGTCAGTTCGACGCCGGCGGCGTGCCGGTACAGCAGCGGCGCGCCCACGGCCGCTTCCAGGTCCGAAATGCGCTTGCTCGCCGCCGCCACCGCCAGGTGCGACTGGCGCGCCCCGGCCGAGATGCTGCCCAGCCTGGCCACCGCAACAAACAGGCCAAGCGTGACGAGATCGAAGCGAGCGAGATTCATCGTTGGAAGCCATCCGGCAAGGTTGGGAAAAAATGCAACAGGGCCGACCCGATCGGCGCGGTTTTCACGGGCAAATCGTTGCGACCCGTTTACCATGGCGGAGTTTCCGCCCGCCCGGGCACAAGCCTGGAATTCTACCGGCTGCCCCTGTCGCCGAGCCCCATGCCCTTGCTGTTTCCCCGCCAGATCGCCCGCCCTTTGCCCCGGCACACGGAACGTGCCGCCGCCCGCCGCCTGCGCAACACCCTTGCGGCCCTCGCGCTCGGCCTGGGCCTGCACGGCACGGCACTGGCCGATCCGGCCGCCCCCAATGCCCCCGAGCCCGCGGCCACGCAAGACCTGCCCGAGCCGCAGCCGTGGAATCTGCATGGGCAATTCACTAGCGTCACGCAGTGGCACCCCGCCTTCAGCGCGCGCTACAGCGGCCCCAACAGCCTGACGCCCGCCAGCGAAGACCGCGCAACGACGGACCTGACCCTGTTCCTCGGCGTGCGCCTGTGGAAGGGCGCCGAGCTGTATGCAAACCCGGAGATCGACCAGGGTTTCGGTCTGAACAACACGCTGGGCATGGCCGGCTTTCCGAGCGCCGAAGCGTACAAGGTCGGCAAGAACGATCCGTACCACAAGCTGCCTCGCCTCTTCCTGCGGCAGGTCATCGACCTCGGCGGCGCGCCGCAGGCGATGGAGTCGGCGCCCAACCAGCTCGGCGGGACCCGCGCGGCGGACAACCTGACCCTCACCATCGGCAAGTTCTCGGTAATCGACATCTTCGACACCAATGCCTACGCGCACGATCCGCGCGGGGATTTCCTGAACTGGTCCGTGGTCGATGCCGGCGCCTTCGATTACGCGGCCGATGCCTGGGGCTATACCCATGGCGCGGCGGTGGAATGGACCCAGTCGTGGTGGACGGTCCGCGGCGGCTTCTTCGCGCTGTCAAAGGTGCCAAACAGCGCGACGATCGACACGTCGTATAAGCAATACGCCTGGGTCGGCGAATTCGAAGCGCGCCATCAGTGGCTCGGGCGCCCCGGCAAGGTCAAGCTGCTCGCCTTCGCCAACCGCGCCAGGATGGGTGGCTACGGCGATGCCCTGAGCCTCGCGCAGCAGACCGGGGACACCCCCGATACGTCCCTCGTCCGGCACCTCGCGTGGCGCGCCGGCATCGCGCTGAACGTGGAGCAGGAGCTGGCACCCGATCTCGGCTTCTTCGCACGCGCCAGCATGAACGACGGCAGCAAGGAAACGTACGAGTTCACCGACATCAACCGGTCCGTCTCCGCCGGCTTCTCGCTCAAGGGCGACCGCTGGGGCCGCCACGACGACACGGTGGGCGTGGCGGTCGTGGTCAACGGCCTGTCGCGCGCGGCGCGGCGGTATTTCGAGGCCGGCGGCCTGGGCGTGCTGATCGGCGACGGCGCGCTGAACTACGGCACGGAGCGCATCGCCGAGCTGTACTACAACTGGGCCGCGATGCGGCACCTCACGCTCGGTCTCAACTACCAGTATGTGGTGCACCCCGCCTACAACCGGGATCGGGGCCCGGTGTCCATCGTGGGCCTGCGGGTCCACGCGGATTTCTGACGCGAAGGCGCCGGGCCGGGCTTCAGAGCTGGCGCCGGTCCAGCACCGCGCGGGCGATGGTGCCCGCGTCCACGTATTCCAGCTCGCCGCCCACCGGCACACCGCGCGCCAGCCGCGACACCTTGATGCCGCGCGCCTTGAGCATCTCGCCGATGTAGTGCGCGGTGGCCTCGCCCTCGCTGGTGAAGTTGGTGGCGAGAATGACTTCGGCGCACGGCCCGCCCAGCGCCGGATCGGTCGCCCGGGCCAGCAGGCGCTCGAGGTGGATTTCCTTGGGGCCGATGTTGTCCAGCGGCGAGAGCCGCCCCATCAGCACGAAATACTGGCCGCGGTAGGTCAGCGTCTGCTCGATCATCATCTGGTCGGCGGGCGTTTCCACCACGCACAGCACCGAGGCGTCGCGGCGCGGGTCCAGGCAGGTCTCGCAGACATCCTGCTCGGTGAAGGTGTTGCAGCGGCTGCAATGGTGGATCGACTCGGCCGCTTCGGCCAGCGCTTCGGCCAGCCGCGACGCGCCTTCGCGGTCATGCTGCAGCAGGTGATAGGCCATGCGCTGCGCAGACTTCGGCCCCACGCCCGGCAGCACGCGCAAAGCCTCGATCAGCATCTGCAGCGCCGATGGCGTGCCCGGACCGCCGCGCATCATGCGCGCTCCAGCACGCGCGTGCGATGCGGGACGTCCGGCATCGGATCGCCGAAGTGATACAGCAGCGCGGATTCCGGCACCATGGCGCGTGTTCCTGTCCGCGTGGTCAGAACGGCAGCTTGAAGCCCGGCGGCAGCATGCTGGCCATGCCGCCCAGGCCGGAGGTGACCGTGCCCATCTTCTCCTGCGTGGTGGCTTCGGCCTTGCGCACCGCATCGTTGAAGGCCGCGGCGACGAGGTCTTCCAGCAGCTCCTTGTCTTCGCCTTCGGCCAGCAGGCTCGGGTCGATCGACACGCGCTTCACATCGTTCTTGCAGGTCATCACCACCTTCACGAGGCCGGCGCCGGACACGCCCTCCACCTCGATCTGGCTGAGCTGCTCCTGCATCTTCTTCATGTTTTCCTGCATCTGCTGGGCTTGCTTCATCAGCCCAGCGATCTGGCCTTTCATCATGGTCGTAGCTCCTTGGAATGGGTCATGCATGGCGTGCCCGATGGACGGCGCGCCGTTGCGTTCAGTGTGGAAAACCTTTGTGCGGGTGCCGGCCTGTCAGTGCGCGTGCGGCTGGATCGAGCCGGGCACGACGGTCGCGGCAAAGTCCCGCACCAGCGCCTGCACGAACGGATCGGCGGCGATGGCGTCCTCGGCGTCGCGCTGGCGCTGGGCACGCTGCTCGGCATCGACGGCGGCGGCCGTGGCCCGGACGGCACCGATGTCGCAAACCACGCGGACCGGCGTGCCGAAGTGCTCCGTCAGCGCCGCCTCCAGCCGTTCGAGCACGCTTGCCTCGGTCAGTGCCGGCAGCGGGACACGCAAGCGTACCGTCGCGCCCTCCACGGCGACCAACTCGCTCTGGTGCGCCAACTGCTGCGCTAGGCCGCGCAGCGGCAGACGTGCCGCGAGCGTGGGCCAGTCGCCGTCGAAGGCCGTCAGACCGCTGGCGCTCAGGTCGGGCGGCGTGGCGGCGACCACCGGCTCCGGTGCGGCAGCCCTGGCCGGCACCGGCGCCGCGGCGGGCGGCTCACTCTGCGCAGGGCGCGCGGCCGCAGCCTGCGCGCCCGGGCGCGTGGTCGAAGCCGCCTCCCAGCCGGCAAACGCGGCGTCGATCTGATCGGGAGACGGCGAAGCGAACTCGTCGGGCATCTCCTCCCAGGGCGGCGGGGCAAAATCGTCGGCAGGCGCGGACGCGGCAGCCGGTTCACGGCGCACCGGCGGCGACGCAGGCGCAGCCGCCGGATTCGAGCGCGGACCGGCCGCGGCCGGGCGTGCGGCCGGCGCCGGCACGGGGGCAGGCGCGGAAGCCGGCGCCGCGGCACCGCCGCGCGCCCCCCGGCTCGACGCCTGGCGCGCCGCGGCCAGCGCTTCCAGCGCCGGTGAACGGCGGGCCGGCGCACTGGCCGGGGCCGGGGTTGCTGGGGCAGGCGCTGCAGCCGGTGCGGCGGCGGCCGGCGGATCGGCTTGATACGTCGCGCGCGGTGCATCGACCACCCGTTCCGCACGCACAGCAGGCACCGCCTGGGCGACCGGCCCGGCGGCAGCAGCCGCCACAACCGGCCGCGACGATCCACCCTGCACGCCGGCCGACGGCACGGCACGCTTGCCGCTACCCGACGGCGGCGGCGCATCGCCGCCCGACTGGCCGGGCTGGAACGCCAGCATGCGCAGCAGCGTCATCGTGAAGCCGGCGTATTCGTCGGGCGCCAGCGCCAGTTCGTTGCGACCGAGGTTGGCGAACTGGTAGAACAGTTGCACCGACTGCGCATCGAAGCGCTCGGCCAGGCGGCGGATGTCGTCGGCCTCGGGCCAGTCGTCCTGCACGGCGGCGGGCACGACCTGTGCCAGCGCGATCTTCTGCAGCAACGAAGCCAGATCCTGCAGCGCCCCCGAGAAGCTCAGGCTGCGCCCGGCCATCTCGTCGGCGATCCCGATCAGTGCCGCGCCGTTCTCGTCGGCGAGCGCATCGAGCAGGCGCACCAGGTAGCTCTGGTCGATCGCGCCCAGCATGCCGCGCACGGCCGCCTCGGTGACTTCGCCGGCGCTGTACGCGATGGCCTGATCGGTCAGCGACAGCGCATCGCGCATCGACCCCTGCGCGGCCGAGGCCAGCAGGCGCAGCGCATTGGGCTCGTGCGCGATGCCCTCCTCGCCGAGGATGCGGTCCAGGTGGGACACGATGTGTCCCGGCGGCATCTGCTTCAGGTTGAACTGCAGGCAGCGCGACAGCACCGTGACGGGAATCTTCTGCGGGTCGGTGGTCGCGAGGATGAACTTGACGTGCTCGGGCGGCTCCTCCAGCGTCTTCAGCATCGCGTTGAAGGCGTGGTTGGTCAGCATGTGCACTTCGTCGATCATGTAGACCTTGAAGCGGCCGGCCGTGGGTGCGTAGACCGCGCGATCGAGCAGCTGCGCCATCTCGTCGACGCCGCGGTTGGAGGCGGCGTCCATCTCGATGTAATCGACGAAGCGCCCGGCATCGATCTCGGTGCAGGCGCGGCACACGCCGCACGGCTGCGCGGTGATGCCGCCCTGCCCGTCCGTGCCGATGCAATTGAGCGATTTGGCGAGAATGCGCGACAGCGTCGTCTTGCCGACACCACGCGTGCCCGTGAACAGGTATGCGTGGTGCAGGCGCTGCTGTTCGAGCGCATGCGTGAGCGCCTTCACCACGTGTTCCTGACCGACCAGCGTGGTGAAATCGCGGGGGCGCCACTTGCGGGCGAGCACTTGATAACTCATGCCGCGGATTGTAGCAAAGCAGGGGGGATTTCCGACGCGCTTTCCGGCGCACGATGCCCCCGGATGGGCCCGGGCGCGCCGAGCGATTTGCAAGGATATTCAGGCGGGGCCGCGCGAGTCGGTTACAATGCCGGTCGGACGGGCCTCCTCGCATGGTGGCGCGGTCAACCTGGTCAGGTCGGGAACGAAGCAGCCACAGCCGTTTTCCGCCAGTGCCGAGGGTCAGGCTCGTCCCCCTTCTCTTTCCCCTCCCGCAGTACCCATCCCCTTCCTGCGTGTCTTGCCCGCGTCAGAACAGCGCGCCCTGGGCATCGTCGCGCGCCGCTTCGGCCGGCTTGGGCAACGCTTGCAGATCGATCCACTCGCCCTGCGCGGTCGCCACGCCGGCACGCACCGCGCGCCCCGGATAGATCGGCGCGACGGCGGCCGCGTAGCCGCGCAACTGATCGGCATAGGCCGCGCGCTCGACCGGCAGCAGACGCAGCTTGTAGTCGACCACCAGCACTTCATCACCCCGCTCGATCAGCCGGTCGATGCGCAGCAGCGCGCCGTCCGGGCTGAAGAGTTCGACTTCGTTGTGCGCGACATCGAAGCGTGTGGGGTCGAACACGTGCGCCAGCGCTTCGGCGGCCAGCATGCGGCGCACCGCCTCGGTCGCGCGCGCGGCGTCCGCGTCGGTGATGCCGGTCGCGCCGAACCAGCGGGCGATGGCGGCGGCGTCCGGCACCTGCTCCGGCTTGCCATGGCGCGTCAACCGCTCCAGGACGGCATGCAGCAGTTCGCCTTGCGCGACGGCGCCCTGGTCAAAGATCGCGTCGGCGGTGTCCGGCGCATCGGCGACACGCTCGACGGCGCCCCCGATCCGCACCGTGACCGTCAGCGGCACGCGGAAGTCGTGGTACGCGACAGCCGGCGACGCGGCGTGGTCCGCGCCGCCCGCGCCGGCGGCCGCCTCCACCGGCGCGGGCGTGGCGGCGCCGGCCGTCGCCAGCAGGGTGTACCAGCTCGCACTGCCGTCGACGTCCGGCACGTCGCCTTCGTCCACGGCCTGGGCCGCCGCGCCGTCGCGCTTGTTGGCGACGCCGGAGACGATCAGCGCCTGCCGCGCACGCGTCATCGCCACGTAGAGCAGGTTCCAGTTCTCGCGCTCGGCCAGCGTGGCTTCCTGCGCGAACAGCGGATCGCGCGCGCGGCCGCGCTCGGCGGCCTTGCCGAAGGCAGAGAAATGCGCCGGGGCCTCGGCGCCGGGCGGCCAGTCGATCAGGATGCCCGCGGTGTCGGCCCGGGTATCGCTATGGTGGCTGTCGAGCAGCACGACGAACGGCGCCTCCAACCCTTTCGACGCGTGCACGGTCAGGATCTGCACGGCGTCCAACCCCTCGCTGGCAAGCTCGGCGTCGATGGCGTCCGGCGCCTCGGCGGCGTCACCCTGCACGCCTTCGTCGGGGCTTTCCTCTTCATCGCCCTGGCGGATCGCGCGCAGCTCGGCCATGAACTTCGGCAGACTCGGGTAACGGCCGCCGTCCAGGTCGAGCGCGAGCTTGAGGAAGGCATCGAGGTTGGCCAGCGCCTGCTCGCGGTTGGCCTCGGGGACCCGCTCGGCATAGCGGCGCTTGAGCTCACCGGTATAGACGATGTGGTCGAGCAGATCGTGCACCGGCAGCGTGGGCGCCACCGCCAGCCAGCGCGACAGCAGCCGATGCGCGCGGCGCCACTGCGCGGCGGCGTGCGGCCGGTCGGCGAGCGCCGCCAGCCGCTCCCACCACGTCGGCGCGGACGCGCCCTCGCCGGCCTGCGCCAGCGCGATCAGGTCGTCATCGGTGACGGCGAAGATCGGGCTGCGCAGCACGTGCGCGAGCGGCAGGTCGGCCTGCGGCGTCATCAGGAAATCGAGCAGCGCGCACAGGTCCAGCGCCTCGAGCGTCGCCAGCAGGCCGCCGCGGCGCGGGCTCAGGTAAGGCACGCCGGCATCGCGCAGGGCGCGCTCATAGTCGGCCAGGTAGCGCTTGCGGCGCACGAGCAGCTGGAAATCGCTCCAGCGCACGGGACGCTCGGCGCCGTTCTCGCGCACGCGTTCGCCCGCGTGCAGCGCACGCAGGCAGGCGGCAACCTGCCGGCCCTCGTCGTAGCGCTGCGAATCGCCGGCCTCCTCGCGCGGCTCGGTCAGCGAATCGCGCGGCGCGGTCTCGTCAGCCTGCGCGGCCTCCGGCACCGGCACAAGCGGCAGCAGCAGGGCCCGGCCGACGGGCGCATCGACGGCGGTGCTCTGCTCGGCATAGATGGGGTAATCGCCCCGCGCGCGCGCCAGCAGGAAGACGGCGTTGACCCACTCCAGCACGGCCGGCGCGTTGCGGCGCGTGCGGTTGGTGCGCAGCACGGTGGCGTCGAACGCGGCGACGAGCATGTCGCGTGCGGCATCGAACAGGCGCGCGTCGGCGCGGCGGAAGCGGTAGATCGACTGCTTCGGGTCGCCCACCAGGAACACCGTCGGCCGTGTGCCCGTGCCCTCGTACCCGCGCAGCCATCCTTGCAGGATGCGCCACTGCATCGGGTTGGTGTCCTGGAACTCGTCGAGCAGCAGGTGCTTGTAGCGCGCGTCCAGCCGCACCTGCAGATAGGCAGCGGTGTCCTCGTCGCGCATCAGGCGGGCGGCTTCCCATTCGAGGTCGGTGAAGTCCATCGCGCGCGCCTGGCGCTTGTAGGCCTGGTAGCGCTCGATCAGCGCATCGCCGAGCGTGAACAGCGCGGCGTTGATGGCGCGCACGCGGCTCTCGTGGCGGCGCGCTTGGTAGGCGGCCAGGGCCTCGCACAGCACGGCGTGCAGGTCGGCCAGCGTCTGCGCGGCGTCTTCGCCGATGGCCTTGACCAGGGCCTTGGTGGGCTTGCAGGCGCGCGGCTTGCCGGCCTGCGTATGGAATGCGGTGAACAGCGCCTCGAACGCGTGGCGGCGCGCGGCCGCATCCGACAGATCGAGCGCGCGTGCCGCCGTCACCGCGGTCTCGATCTGCACGGCGCGCTTGCCCTCGGCCGCCCCGCCCTGCCCCAGCCAGCCCGACACGCGCAGCATGTCGGCCAGCAGCGCAGCATCCTGCAGCGCCTCAATTAGCGGATCGGTATGGGCGTCGTCGCCGAGCAGGTCATCGAGCGGGCCCAGCGGGTGGGCGCCCGCCTGCGCCTTGTAGGCCCACCAGTCGCTGCGCTGCGCAAACATCGCGTCGAGCAGGCGGCCGGCCTGGAAATCGCCCACCAGGTCGACCAGCGTGTCATAGGCGGCGCGCAGTTCGGCATGCTCTTCGGCCAGCAGGCGGCGCCAGAACGGCGCCCAGGCCTCGCGGCGCAGGCGGCCGGCGTCTTCGCGCAGCGAGGCGCCCTGCGGCACGCCCGACGACAGCGGCGCCCCGCGCAGCAGACCGCCGAACCAGCCGTGGAACGTGTCGATCGCCATGCGCGACG
The sequence above is a segment of the Ralstonia nicotianae genome. Coding sequences within it:
- a CDS encoding TetR/AcrR family transcriptional regulator; the encoded protein is MSKHPEPVTAEGTEARHDTRDRILDAGAELILGRGFSAVGLAEILGRAQVPKGSFYYYFDSKENFGVALLERYFQDYEAGVVSLFNDTRMTARERLIRYFAAWIDLHERSACEVTCLAVKLSGEVSDLSEPMRKVLSAGMTRMVERIAAAVEAGVADGSLAPVADPRGLAEGLYAMWMGGALLAKAHRSTAPFHGCVAQTEGLLAKPNH
- a CDS encoding ABC transporter permease, with translation MANRPISRLSLRAWQLGLLVATLAVWHVATRSQEVAFFFGEPLIVAQRIWSWFVTEGDIYQHLGVTLAETVLAFGIGTATGLGAGLWLALSPSASAVLDPYIKAANSMPRVILAPIFGVWFGLGIWSKVALAVTLVFFIVFFNVYQGVKEVSPVVLANARMLGASRRQLLRFVYLPSATSWVFSSLHTSVGLAFVGAVVGEYLGSARGVGYLILQAEGTFDINTVFAGIVVLTVFALVLDWLVGLAEKRLMRWQPKTGETEKL
- a CDS encoding ABC transporter ATP-binding protein is translated as MTTPALSFDRITCTFISADQPAQRYTAVQDTSLDVQAGEFVSVVGPTGCGKSTLLNLAAGLLQPSSGQVRVFGEPLAGINRRAGYMFQAEALMPWRSALGNVLAGLEFRGMPAAEAQDLARSWLARVGLAGFEDRYPHQLSGGMRKRVSLAQTLVLDPDIILMDEPFSALDIQTRQLMENEVLDLWAAKRKAVLFITHDLDEAIAMSDRVVVLAAGPGTRPIGEFAIDLPRPRDVAEIRDDAGFVDLHARIWGVLRDEVLKGYAQHRRAA
- a CDS encoding ABC transporter substrate-binding protein, which encodes MSMQGIGRWTKWMGAALCAASLLAASPAALAQGKPEKTKVTIAVGGKALFYYLPLTIAERLGYFKDEGLDVEIVDFAGGAKALQAVVGGSADVVSGAYEHTLVLQAKGQTYQEFVLQGRAPQIVLAVNNKTMPNYKSIADLKGKRIGVTAPGSSTNIMVNYVLARAGIKPSEVSFIGVGPSSGAIAAVRAGQIDALANLDPVTSMLTQKNEVRIISDTRTLADTRAVFGGNMPAGCLYASTSFIQKNPNTTQALTNAMVRALKWLQKAGPSDIVKTVPESYLLGDRALYLAAWEKVREAISPDGVMPADGPATALRTLSEFDADVKGKPIKLDQTFTNAFVQKADAKYK
- a CDS encoding CaiB/BaiF CoA transferase family protein; translated protein: MPTQVLQDIRVLELGQLIAGPFAAKTLADFGAQVIKIEPPGQGDPLRKWRMLHEGTSVWWEAQSRNKQSVCVDLRVPEGQDVVRRLAAEADVLIENFRPGTMEKWGLSYEALSAINPGLIMLRVSGYGQTGPKRDEPGFAAIAEAMAGLRYLTGEPGRPPARAGLSLGDTIAGLHGALGVLLALYERDARGGKGQVIDVALYESVFNLTESLLPEYAVFGAVRQPAGGALPGIAPSNAYRCAGGAYVLIAANGDNIFRRLMLRMGRPDLADDPGLARNDGRAARADEIDAAINAWTGTLSIDDVLAALHEADVPGGRIYTVADIAADPHYRARGVIETVRAQSGIDVDMPGVVPKLSGTPGAVQASAPRLGQHTREVLRRHGLTDAQIDALASQGVIADAAK
- a CDS encoding LysR substrate-binding domain-containing protein, whose product is MNLARFDLVTLGLFVAVARLGSISAGARQSHLAVAAASKRISDLEAAVGAPLLYRHAAGVELTEAGQACFRHAVGILQDVERMAGALSDFAAGTRGLVRVWANTSSITQFLADDLAAFMLANPAIRIALEEQDSGDIVAALRENRADLGIFAAGTPCEGLQSFDYREDDLALVTPRGHPLAGRKQARFAEAADFDFVSLPPGTSLAAQLLEESQRLGRPLRLRIQVRSFEAVCRMVASGLGVGVLPRIAAQAHVSSLPGAGLALVPLDDDWAHRRLLVGVRDPDALTSSARLLMTHLLGNPAALRL